The genomic interval CCAAAGAGGCGTCATTGGCATCGTAATAGAACGAATAACCCGCACTGAAAGTATCCGGATAGACATTCTGCTGGCTGCTCCCTCCGGTCCCGTTCTTGGCAAAAGCGGTCCAAGTATCCTGCGGAGCCACGCGCCAGCCGGGAGGACAGGGATCGTAGATCGACTTGCTGCCCTGCGAAGCATTGGGGCGGGTAACCGCCGTGTTGGGATTGCCCCACAGATTGTCGCGCTGATCCGAATTGGCCGAGACGTTCAACCAATCATAGGGCGACCCGCTATAAAACAGGAACTCCGTCGGATGCTGAACCGCATAACCGATGCTGGCATCGGCAGTAGCGGCAGCGACCGCCTCGCTGTTCTTTCTGTTCTTCCATTCGTATCCCGTCGCATTGGACGTCGCGGCATAGCTCGTTCCCGTGCTATTCAACGCAGCCGCACCGACGAACGGGTCCTTGCGGCCCCACTGGTACAACAGGCCGTAGCGACCGACGGTTCCCTCGGCCGAAGAGGCGTCGGCTCCCAGATTGAACCGCATCACGGTATAGCTGCGGGAAGATGTCGTGACAATACTGCCGTTCCCCGAACCCGAAGCTGCCAAGGCCCGGGTAACATAGGTATCGTTGTCGGTCTCCGGATCGTAACGGGTCGCCCAGACGTGCCAGCTCCAAAGCAGCGTCCCGCTGCCGTCGGCACCGGAGAAGACACCGATCAGCGCGTTGCCTTCGGCGATGTCGCTCCCCTTGTCGCCAGCCGTCGTGAAATAGACGTATCCCTTGTTATCGACTTTCAACGAACCGTCCGCGATGACGCTCCCCTTGCTGCCGGTTTCCCACAGCACCTTGGCCGAAACCGGGCTGAGAGTCTGAGTCCCGTCGATGGCCGGTGCGTTCTGGCCATTGGCGTTGTAAGCCGCGGTCACGGCCCCGTTGCCCTTGACGGTGGCGTCGAACTTATAGACCGTACCCGCCTTGTGTGCGAGGTAGCAATTGGCCGTCTCGCCGTCCTTGCTCAGATCCTCGCCCTTGTTGACCGTCACACGACTGTCGTTCTCGTTGATGCCCTTGATGGTCGTAGCGATCGCGTACCGGTAGTTGCGCACCACATTGAAGTCGGTCGAGGCGTTTTCCCCGGGGTAAATCCGGTACGTCACCTCGAATGTCTCGCCGCCCTGCGTATAGTCGCCCGACATCTCGATGAAAGTACTGTACTCCGGAGCGTTCCGGCTTCCCTTCTGCTTCTCGGTCAGTCCGGCGACGACACCCCGCAGGTTCTCCGGCACATACCATACCTGCGTAACGCCCGTCGTCGCCATGGCCGTCGGATCGGAGCCCTGAGCCGTCACGTCCACCTCGGCGTAATCGGCGAAATTACCGGCCTCGGCGGCAGGATAGAGACCCGTCGTCCCGCCGGGAACGGTCTGGTCCTTATAGCTCGTCCGATTCGACACGCTTTTCAGACCGATCTTCTTCAATACGAAAGATTCCGAACTCATAGCCAGATCGACCTTGCAGGTGAACGATATCTTGGCGACCATGCGGCGAAGGGAGATATCCGCCGTAGCGGCCGAAGCGGCGCCTTCGTAGACTCCCGCCATGGGCAGGCCGTTGCCGCTGCTGCCTGCCGCAGCCTCGTCGGCGAAGTCGAGCACGGAGGTCTCGAACGCGCCGAGCGTCGTGGTATTGAGCGGAAGCGACGAAAATTTGTCGTCGGCCACGTTGGCCACGAAGTAGACCTTCGTCGCAGCGGCATCGTAAAGCGCGACGCTCAACTTGTCATTCTGAATTTCTCCGGCCGCATGGTATTCGCGCAAGACCAGCTTGCCGGCAGACGTCGTATTGTCGAACTGCAACACCCACAACCCGTGCAGCTTGCCTTCCTCATCGCCGCTCAGCGAGGCGCCGCGCGTGAGAGGCTCCTGCGCGCCGGTCTCCAGAACGAGAGCCTCGTCCGCGCCGGCCGCCTTAGCCGTCACGGGGATGAATGCAGCCGGGCTCGTCATGCCCGAAGCGGACAGCCCGAAAGTCATCTCGACTTTCCTGCCGCTGACCGAACCGGACGGCCCGGTCTCCTGCACCGCCTCCTTGCCGCAGGCGGTCAAAAACAAGGCGGCGGAAAGGAGCAGCGCCGTTTCCCTGAAAGTTTTCATGATCTTCACTGTTTTCGTTTATGATTCGTTCGTTTCATTCGCTTATCGCTTGCGACTGAGCCGCCGCTGCGGCTCAGCCACCGATCTCCGAATCCCACTGAGGATTCTCCGACCAGCTGCCGGGATCGAGCACCGGGACGAAATTCCCCCCGATCTCGCCGCTCCACTCCCTGATCTCCCAACTGCCGACCACGACGCTGGCATAGGGCGGCTCGCCCACGGAGGTATCCCACACGGGATCGACGTTCCAAGGGGTGACCTGAAGAGTCAGCACAATGAAGCCGCCTTGCAGCGAAAGGTCGAAATTATAGCGCTTACCGGGATCGAAGGCCATGGCCGGCACGGTCGCCTGCAAGTCGGTCGCCCGATCCGCCTCGTTGAAGGTCACGCTCATTTGCAGATCGAAAACCGCATCGCTCTTGGGCAGCACTTCGTCCGTACCCGAATATTGATAAGGTTCCGCCCCTTGCACGAAGGTCCCCTGCGGAAACTCATAGCCGCCGTCGTTGGTTCCGGTCGGCAAGTTCTCGCAAAGAAGCGCCGCAGCGGGCGAACGGGCGATGCCCGACAACTCGACCGAATTGATAACCGCCTTGGCGACGTTCTCGGCCTTGCGCGTGATCGAAAAAGCCAGCCGGCTGCACTTCCGTTCGAGCGTAGCCAGCACGACGGTCTGGGTCGAAACGTCCTGCCGCGTCACCACGGCGCAGGCGGCGGTCAGCGAGCAGGCGTAGTCCGTCCCGTGAGCGACGCTCGCCTCCTTGTGCCCGGTAAGCGACAAAGCCGGAGTGAGCGCATAAAAATCATATGCTCCCGCCCGCAGCCGCATCGGAGAAGCTCCGGCCGTGCCCGTCGCGACGCCGGTCATCCCATCCACCACGCAAGGTTCGAGCGAATAATCGTCTTTCACCCGATAAGTGGCTTCGGCCACATAGGTATCCCGTTCTATGTCGGCAGCCGCCCCCGCGGCACGGCGCGTATAAGCCAGCACGCGCACGGTGCTGCCGGGCGCCAGATTTTCCGGCATAGCGCGCGTCGCACCGCCGGACGAAAGACCGGACGCCCCCGCCCGGGAGACCGAGGACACGGCGCCGGACGACGAGACCTCGGCGCTCACGCCGGCCAGACTGAAGCCGACCTCCGTACCACCCGTATCCGGCGCAGGACCGTCCGCCTTGCTGCATCCGCTCGCGACGGCCAACGCCAACCATATGATGAACGCTTTTTTCATGACGTGTTTTCTACTTTTTTTGTTTCGGGTTTTCGTCCCCCGCACTCTCCTCCCCCCGACCGTTTCCGCCGGACGGAGAAGGAGACATTTTCCGTTATCGGACCGTCCCGATCGCAAGAGAGTCCTAAAGAATCACCTCGATTCGGTCGCCGGCTTCCTCCCATGGAGAGATCGTGGCTTGGGGCGTAATCTGAGTCGAAGTGAATTTCAGCACCACATCGTAAGCCTTGCCGGCCCCGAATCCCGCCGCAGGAAGCGTCAGCGGCACATCGCGCGTACCGCCTTCCGAGGTGGCGACCGACAAAGTCAGCGTCCCGCCGACAGCGATCGGAGCCACCAAAGCGTAACCGCACGCCGCCGCGTCGGCC from Alistipes ihumii AP11 carries:
- a CDS encoding DUF4906 domain-containing protein, translated to MKTFRETALLLSAALFLTACGKEAVQETGPSGSVSGRKVEMTFGLSASGMTSPAAFIPVTAKAAGADEALVLETGAQEPLTRGASLSGDEEGKLHGLWVLQFDNTTSAGKLVLREYHAAGEIQNDKLSVALYDAAATKVYFVANVADDKFSSLPLNTTTLGAFETSVLDFADEAAAGSSGNGLPMAGVYEGAASAATADISLRRMVAKISFTCKVDLAMSSESFVLKKIGLKSVSNRTSYKDQTVPGGTTGLYPAAEAGNFADYAEVDVTAQGSDPTAMATTGVTQVWYVPENLRGVVAGLTEKQKGSRNAPEYSTFIEMSGDYTQGGETFEVTYRIYPGENASTDFNVVRNYRYAIATTIKGINENDSRVTVNKGEDLSKDGETANCYLAHKAGTVYKFDATVKGNGAVTAAYNANGQNAPAIDGTQTLSPVSAKVLWETGSKGSVIADGSLKVDNKGYVYFTTAGDKGSDIAEGNALIGVFSGADGSGTLLWSWHVWATRYDPETDNDTYVTRALAASGSGNGSIVTTSSRSYTVMRFNLGADASSAEGTVGRYGLLYQWGRKDPFVGAAALNSTGTSYAATSNATGYEWKNRKNSEAVAAATADASIGYAVQHPTEFLFYSGSPYDWLNVSANSDQRDNLWGNPNTAVTRPNASQGSKSIYDPCPPGWRVAPQDTWTAFAKNGTGGSSQQNVYPDTFSAGYSFYYDANDASLGKTAFFPAAGLRSDSSGELANTSSIGYYWSSSPYYGGSNYAGNLYFTSGYVSPLGYNNRAYGFSVRCVQGK
- a CDS encoding BF2992 family fimbrillin-A clan protein, whose translation is MKKAFIIWLALAVASGCSKADGPAPDTGGTEVGFSLAGVSAEVSSSGAVSSVSRAGASGLSSGGATRAMPENLAPGSTVRVLAYTRRAAGAAADIERDTYVAEATYRVKDDYSLEPCVVDGMTGVATGTAGASPMRLRAGAYDFYALTPALSLTGHKEASVAHGTDYACSLTAACAVVTRQDVSTQTVVLATLERKCSRLAFSITRKAENVAKAVINSVELSGIARSPAAALLCENLPTGTNDGGYEFPQGTFVQGAEPYQYSGTDEVLPKSDAVFDLQMSVTFNEADRATDLQATVPAMAFDPGKRYNFDLSLQGGFIVLTLQVTPWNVDPVWDTSVGEPPYASVVVGSWEIREWSGEIGGNFVPVLDPGSWSENPQWDSEIGG